One genomic window of Pelecanus crispus isolate bPelCri1 chromosome 18, bPelCri1.pri, whole genome shotgun sequence includes the following:
- the FTSJ3 gene encoding pre-rRNA 2'-O-ribose RNA methyltransferase FTSJ3 — MGKKSKLGKSRRDKFYHLAKETGFRSRSSFKLLQLNRKFQFLQKARALLDLCAAPGGWLQVASKFMPVSSLIIGVDLVPIKPIPNVVTLQEDITTEKCRQALRKELQTWKVDVVLNDGAPNVGASWVHDAYSQANLTLMALKLACEFLCKGGWFITKVFRSRDYQPLLWIFQQFFQKVQATKPQASRNESAEIFVVCQGYQAPDKIDSKFFDPKYAFKEVEVQAKSVTELVSKKKPKAEGYADGDMTLYHRFTLMDFLKAPNPVDFLSKANEITLGDGELENHSSTTEELRQCCKDIRVLGRKELRALLNWRTKLRRFLAKKLKEQAKELDINLSSGEEEEGKEEEKNEKKTLPRATADEVAKEEEEEVELALAEMKVKELAELKRKKKKILKEQRKQRERVELKMDLPGVSIADDGDTSMFSLRSIHRTPLLNEVTRGDMASADALLEIGPGDDDICVSDHEEDDDDDVSLASDLDPEELVEIEARQRRLERERREQGAKRVKFKQKEEEEEGEEEENPLLVPLEEKSVLEERQTSLWFGKDAFAGIEDDADEDLELGQSQMLAEKQRECQREKATRKGQQKKEPQEEAPAEPPPTTDGGPDAGKAQDEQSSDDDSSSDDERPLTPVGRKRGRVEPCGFEVVPIENPVKRARVLDAEGLALGSVIATSKKARRDLIDDSFNRYSFNEDEGELPEWFTEEEKQHRRKQIPVDRQTVEAYRQRWREINARPIKKVAEAKARKKRRMLKKMEQMKKKAEAVVSTVDISEREKVAQLRRIYKKAGLAKEKRQVTYLVAKKGVGPRVRRPPGVKGQFKVVDSRLKKDVRAQKRKEQKKKRHK, encoded by the exons ATgggcaagaaaagcaaattggGCAAGAGCCGGAGGGACAAGTTCTACCACCTGGCTAAGGAGACGG GCTTTCGCTCCCGCTCCTCCTTCAAGCTTCTCCAGCTCAATAGGAAGTTCCAGTTCCTGCAGAAGGCCCGCGCACTGCTGGACCTGTGTGCAGCCCCcggcgggtg gctgcaggtggCTTCTAAATTCATGCCGGTTTCCAGCTTGATCATTG GGGTGGACTTGGTCCCCATCAAGCCCATTCCCAACGTAGTGACGCTGCAGGAGGACATCACCACTGAGAAGTGCCGCCAG GCACTGCGCAAGGAGCTGCAGACATGGAAGGTGGACGTGGTGCTGAATGACGGAGCGCCCAACGTGGGAGCCAGCTGGGTGCATGATGCCTACTCCCAAG ccaaCCTGACCCTCATGGCCCTGAAACTGGCCTGTGAATTCCTCTGCAAAGGCGGCTGGTTTATCACCAAGGTTTTTCGTTCCCGGGACTACCAACCGCTTCTCTGGATCTTCCAGCAGTTCTTCCAGAAGGTCCAGGCCACCAAGCCCCAAGCCTCCCGTAACGAGTCCGCTGAGATCTTTGTGGTGTGCCAGG GTTATCAGGCTCCGGACAAAATTGACAGCAAGTTCTTTGACCCAAAATATGCCTTCAAAGAGGTGGAGGTTCAGGCTAAGTCTGTTACCGAGCTGGTCAGCAAAAAGAAGCCAAAG GCAGAAGGCTACGCAGATGGTGACATGACCCTCTACCACCGCTTCACCCTGATGGACTTCCTCAAGGCTCCCAACCCTGTGGACTTCCTCTCTAAGGCCAACGAG ATCACGCTGGGGGATGGTGAGCTGGAGAATCACAGTTCCACCACGGAGGAGCTGCGTCAGTGCTGCAAGGACATCCGTGTGCTGGGACGCAAAGAGCTCAG AGCCCTGCTGAACTGGAGAACGAAGTTGCGGCGTTTTTTGGCCAAAAAGCTGAAGGAGCAGGCAAAGGAGCTGGATATCAA CCTGAGCTCCggtgaagaggaggaaggcaaagaggaggagaagaacgAGAAGAAGACATTGCCAAGAGCCACAGCTGATGAGGTGGcgaaagaggaggaggaggaggtagagctGGCATTGGCAGAGATGAAGGTCAAGGAGCTGGCAGAGTTAAAAAG aaagaagaagaagatcCTGAAGGAACAACGGAAGCAGCGTGAGCGTGTGGAGCTGAAGATGGACCTCCCTGGTGTCTCCATCGCTGATGATGGTGACACCAGCATGTTCTCCCTCCGGAGTATCCACAGGACCCCG CTGCTGAACGAGGTGACCCGGGGGGACATGGCGTCAGCAGATGCCCTCCTGGAGATAGGACCAGGGGACGATGACATTTGTGTCTCGGATCACgaggaagatgatgatgatgatgtgtCCCTGGCTAGCGATCTGGACCCAGAGGAGCTGGTTGAGATAGAGGCCCGTCAGCGCCGGCTGGAGCGGGAAAGGCGAGAGCAGGGTGCAAAGAG GGTGAAATTTaagcagaaagaagaggaggaggaaggggaggaagaggagaatcCCCTGCTGGTGCCCCTGGAGGAGAAGTCGGTCCTGGAGGAACGGCAGACCAGCCTGTGGTTTGGGAAG GACGCCTTTGCCGGCATCGAGGACGATGCGGATGAGGACCTGGAGCTGGGGCAGTCACAGATGTTGGCTGAGAAACAGCGCGAGTGTCAGAGAG AGAAAGCAACAAGGAAAGGGCAGCAGAAGAAGGAACCCCAGGAGGAAGCTCCAGCTGAGCCCCCACCTACCACAGACGGAGGACCCGACGCTGGTAAAGCACAGGATGAGCAGAGCAGTGATGATGACAGCAGCAGCGACGATGAGAG GCCACTGACACCGGTGGGGAGGAAGCGGGGCCGTGTCGAGCCGTGTGGCTTCGAGGTGGTGCCCATTGAGAACCCAG tgaaaagaGCCCGTGTCCTGGATGCAGAGGGCCTGGCACTCGGCTCCGTCATCGCCACCTCTAAAAAGGCCAGGCGGGACCTGATCGATGACTCCTTCAACAG GTATTCCTTCAACGAGGATGAGGGGGAGCTGCCTGAGTGGTTCacggaggaggagaagcagcaccGGCGCAAGCAGATACCCGTGGACCGGCAGACAGTTGAAGCGTATCGGCAGCGCTGGCGTGAAATCAACGCCCGCCCCATCAAGAAGGTGGCAGAGGCTAAGGCCCGCAAGAAGCGGCGG atgctgaagaaaatggagcagatgaagaagaaagcagaggccGTGGTGAGCAC